A genomic region of Methanobacterium sp. SMA-27 contains the following coding sequences:
- a CDS encoding pseudomurein-binding repeat-containing protein, translating to MKKSFIISILFLIFLLSVSNVSAADPITFTSDQVINATGFILSYVDTNQTLPVDVNISGCMVSMSQLLELLTSVVLNINNTSSDTIALENYDNPPNPSENITNSIINSTEYLEIANRVKSFMDSNKRAPNYATQTSTGNTIRFESLVYMYSQILNSYNQTSVLPDNVNVTSWYYVTNKINITNLIGNTSYGYVEKEIYGNQSSNQTIVLIVGVHPQENGIHTAIANALETRH from the coding sequence GTGAAGAAATCATTTATTATTTCGATATTATTTTTAATCTTTTTGCTAAGCGTAAGCAATGTATCTGCAGCAGATCCTATAACATTTACTTCTGATCAAGTGATCAATGCAACAGGCTTCATACTATCCTATGTGGACACAAATCAAACACTTCCAGTAGATGTAAATATATCTGGATGTATGGTGAGCATGTCACAATTATTAGAACTGTTAACATCAGTTGTATTAAATATAAACAATACTTCATCCGATACAATTGCTCTTGAAAATTATGATAATCCCCCCAATCCTTCAGAAAACATCACAAATAGTATTATAAATTCAACAGAATATCTGGAAATTGCAAATCGAGTAAAGTCTTTTATGGATTCTAATAAACGTGCACCTAATTATGCTACTCAAACAAGTACTGGAAACACAATCCGTTTTGAATCATTAGTTTACATGTATTCACAAATCTTGAACTCTTACAACCAAACCAGTGTTCTACCAGATAATGTAAATGTCACATCTTGGTACTATGTTACAAATAAAATAAACATCACTAATCTAATTGGTAATACAAGTTATGGATATGTTGAAAAAGAAATATATGGAAATCAAAGCTCGAATCAGACAATAGTTCTCATAGTTGGAGTACACCCTCAAGAAAATGGTATACACACTGCCATTGCCAATGCCTTAGAAACCAGACATTAG
- a CDS encoding Ig-like domain-containing protein gives MTAEANYKTGLYNTDKRIILSMNINGSIYYTTNSTTPTNNSKKYTGPFIISSTSTLKFITIKNSKKSPVYTERYNIDKISPKVTITNPKNGAKGFSKTATISIKFSENIKTSSKWSNIYIKNLNTAKKVGISKSIKNNILNIKMTKKRFGYNTYQVYIPAGAVKDNAGNNIATTTSFKFKTCK, from the coding sequence ATCACAGCAGAGGCCAATTATAAAACTGGACTATACAACACTGATAAAAGAATTATTCTTTCAATGAATATAAATGGATCTATTTATTACACTACAAACAGCACCACCCCTACTAATAATAGCAAAAAATATACAGGTCCATTTATAATATCATCCACATCTACATTGAAGTTTATTACAATTAAAAATAGTAAAAAATCCCCTGTTTATACAGAAAGGTATAACATTGATAAAATATCTCCAAAAGTAACTATAACTAATCCTAAAAATGGTGCAAAAGGATTTTCAAAAACAGCAACAATATCAATAAAATTCAGTGAAAATATTAAAACAAGTAGTAAATGGTCTAATATTTATATTAAAAACTTAAATACAGCAAAAAAAGTTGGAATCAGCAAATCAATAAAAAATAACATACTCAATATCAAAATGACTAAAAAAAGATTTGGATATAATACATACCAAGTTTATATTCCTGCTGGAGCAGTAAAGGACAATGCAGGAAATAATATTGCTACTACAACCAGTTTTAAGTTTAAAACCTGCAAATAA
- a CDS encoding DUF2284 domain-containing protein has product MVKSFNILEAEIKNMALKDGASIVLPINPEEVVVENWVRLKCQFGCPNYAKKLSCPPYSPKPEDTKKVLNEYSKAFLIGYKGSTLFNRYDTENMDDLFPKVLKDIRRSLFEIEKHAFLSGYYKSFVYGFCGPCTSCDKCVVEDGILSCKYATESRPSMEASGIDVFKTVKNAGLELEVQTSKNLNELRMFTLLLIE; this is encoded by the coding sequence ATGGTGAAATCATTCAATATTTTAGAAGCAGAAATAAAAAATATGGCACTTAAAGATGGAGCAAGCATAGTTTTACCCATTAATCCCGAAGAAGTTGTGGTTGAGAATTGGGTTAGATTAAAATGTCAGTTTGGATGTCCTAATTACGCTAAAAAATTATCATGCCCACCTTACAGTCCAAAACCAGAAGATACCAAAAAAGTGCTTAATGAGTATTCTAAAGCATTTTTAATTGGATACAAGGGATCAACCCTATTTAACAGATATGATACTGAAAATATGGATGATTTATTTCCTAAAGTTTTAAAAGATATACGCAGATCCTTGTTTGAGATAGAAAAACATGCATTTTTATCAGGATATTACAAGTCATTTGTATATGGGTTTTGTGGCCCTTGTACAAGTTGTGATAAATGTGTAGTTGAAGATGGTATTTTATCTTGTAAATATGCTACTGAATCCAGACCTTCAATGGAGGCATCGGGCATTGATGTCTTTAAAACAGTTAAAAATGCAGGATTAGAATTAGAGGTTCAAACCAGTAAAAATCTCAATGAGTTACGCATGTTTACTCTATTATTAATAGAATAA
- a CDS encoding HEAT repeat domain-containing protein — MDIKKLLGMGKPDIKKMEKDKDIKGLMNLLKYTNDESVRRDAAFAIGKITDSSIMEHPNLNEENSDLPSKSEYKGEIGELSVEKLIDSLKDEDWNVRKNGAKALSEMGQSAVEPLINALKDDEWRVRWQAAETLGEIGDVRAIKPLINILNDENNGVRSNSIISLVKIGEPAVELLINALKDKEWQMKGHAAETLGEIGDVNAVIPLISTLKDENPWVRMSAANALGNIGDARAIEPLQKVLNDKVNDVQITAAKALDKLLR; from the coding sequence ATGGATATAAAAAAGTTGTTAGGGATGGGTAAACCAGATATTAAAAAAATGGAAAAGGATAAAGACATTAAAGGACTCATGAATTTGCTTAAATACACAAATGATGAGTCAGTTCGAAGGGACGCTGCTTTTGCTATTGGTAAAATTACTGATTCAAGTATAATGGAACATCCCAATTTAAACGAAGAAAATTCAGATTTACCAAGTAAAAGCGAATATAAGGGAGAAATTGGAGAACTTTCGGTTGAAAAGCTCATAGATTCACTAAAAGATGAAGATTGGAATGTGCGAAAGAATGGTGCCAAGGCTCTTAGCGAAATGGGTCAATCTGCAGTTGAACCGCTCATTAATGCATTAAAAGATGATGAGTGGCGTGTAAGATGGCAGGCTGCAGAAACACTTGGCGAAATAGGAGATGTACGTGCAATCAAACCTCTCATAAACATATTAAATGATGAAAATAATGGTGTTAGAAGTAATTCTATTATTTCTCTTGTTAAAATAGGAGAACCTGCAGTGGAACTTCTCATTAATGCATTAAAAGATAAAGAATGGCAAATGAAAGGGCATGCTGCAGAAACACTTGGCGAAATAGGAGATGTAAATGCAGTTATACCTCTCATAAGCACATTAAAAGATGAAAATCCGTGGGTGAGAATGTCTGCTGCCAATGCTCTTGGTAATATTGGGGATGCTCGTGCAATAGAACCACTCCAAAAAGTATTAAACGATAAAGTCAATGATGTTCAAATAACAGCTGCCAAAGCTCTTGACAAACTTCTCAGATAA
- a CDS encoding EFR1 family ferrodoxin (N-terminal region resembles flavodoxins. C-terminal ferrodoxin region binds two 4Fe-4S clusters.): MNIEIYYFSGTGNSFAVAREISEKTNGKLIPIPTVMNHDHITTNADVIGIIFPVYYTGIINIPLIVQRFVMKLENINKPYIFAVCTYGGGFGTTLKLLDKMINSRGGRLSSGFGVHMPQNAFTKPFENKEKLYQDWKKEKLATICECVLAKQEYKFDTDSILIKPVVNILERIMKTAIFKPIFLKSMSNTAGFKKNPNLPAEEIIHLMDNSYHTDENCKNCTTCAKICPVHNIKLVEGKPVWQHHCETCLACIKWCPQNAIHGYGEFPKSYHHPDVMISDMQQNK, translated from the coding sequence ATGAATATTGAAATTTATTATTTTTCTGGAACTGGTAATTCATTTGCAGTAGCAAGGGAAATCTCTGAAAAAACCAATGGTAAACTGATACCCATCCCTACAGTTATGAATCACGACCATATAACAACCAATGCAGATGTGATCGGGATTATATTCCCGGTTTATTACACAGGAATTATTAATATCCCACTTATTGTCCAGAGATTTGTTATGAAACTCGAAAACATTAATAAACCTTATATCTTTGCAGTCTGTACATATGGCGGCGGATTTGGCACAACATTAAAACTGTTGGATAAAATGATCAATTCACGCGGCGGTCGGCTTTCATCAGGATTTGGAGTTCATATGCCCCAAAACGCCTTCACCAAGCCTTTTGAAAACAAAGAGAAATTATATCAAGACTGGAAAAAGGAGAAACTTGCCACAATTTGTGAATGTGTTCTGGCCAAGCAAGAATACAAATTTGACACTGATAGTATTCTAATCAAACCAGTGGTTAACATTTTAGAACGAATTATGAAAACTGCTATTTTTAAACCCATATTCTTAAAATCAATGTCCAATACAGCAGGATTTAAAAAAAATCCTAATCTCCCAGCAGAGGAAATAATACACCTAATGGACAACAGTTATCATACAGACGAGAACTGTAAAAACTGCACTACCTGTGCCAAGATTTGCCCCGTACATAATATTAAATTAGTTGAGGGTAAACCAGTATGGCAACATCATTGTGAAACATGCTTAGCATGCATAAAATGGTGCCCGCAAAATGCTATCCATGGATATGGTGAATTTCCTAAAAGTTATCATCACCCTGATGTAATGATTTCAGACATGCAGCAGAATAAATAA
- a CDS encoding flavodoxin family protein, whose protein sequence is MENNVNGLKESLPMKSLLLLYSYHHHNTEKVAKVIAKVLDAEIKTPKEIKPEELQEYDFIGFGSGIYSAKHEESLLNLADSLPQVTNKKAFIFSTAGITGKSKASNDHATLRKKLESKGYLIVDEFQCKGFNTNSFLKLFGGMNKGRPNDKDLKNAEDFALKVIENNPNGNQGRK, encoded by the coding sequence ATGGAAAATAATGTAAATGGGCTCAAAGAATCGTTACCAATGAAATCTCTCTTATTATTGTATTCATATCATCATCATAACACCGAGAAGGTAGCTAAAGTAATCGCTAAAGTTCTTGATGCAGAAATAAAAACGCCAAAGGAAATTAAACCTGAAGAACTTCAAGAATATGATTTCATAGGATTTGGCTCAGGAATATATAGTGCCAAACACGAGGAGTCTCTGCTTAACCTAGCAGATTCACTACCCCAAGTTACTAACAAAAAAGCATTCATTTTCTCTACAGCAGGAATTACAGGAAAATCTAAAGCTTCTAACGATCACGCGACTCTCAGGAAAAAATTAGAATCTAAAGGCTACCTAATTGTTGATGAATTTCAATGTAAAGGTTTTAACACCAATAGTTTTCTTAAGCTTTTTGGGGGAATGAATAAGGGCAGACCCAATGATAAAGACCTTAAAAATGCAGAAGACTTTGCATTGAAAGTGATAGAAAACAACCCAAATGGTAATCAAGGTAGAAAATAA
- a CDS encoding NAD(P)-dependent alcohol dehydrogenase produces the protein MKAVICTKYGPPEVLQLRKVEKPVPKDNEVLIKVYATTVHRGDTRMRSLNIPGRRWQVLLARIFLGIRKPKKAILGMELSGKIEVLGKDVRLFKEGDEVFASTVWAGFGGYAEYKCMPEDGTLAIKPANMTFEEAAVIPSGGITTLGIIRTANIQSGQKVLIYGASGSVGTFAVQLAKSLGAEVTGVCSTTNLEMVKSLGADKVIDYTEDDFTQKSEKYDVIFDAVAKIPPKQAKKSLKKTGIYLNIHISSDKIKTKNVISLLKDLKEIIEAGKIRAVIDRSYSIDQIVEAHRYVDKGHKKGNVVIIFEQ, from the coding sequence ATGAAAGCAGTTATATGTACAAAATACGGCCCACCAGAAGTTCTTCAACTTAGAAAAGTGGAAAAACCTGTTCCCAAGGATAATGAAGTACTGATAAAAGTTTATGCGACAACAGTGCATAGGGGGGATACGAGAATGCGTAGTTTAAATATCCCTGGTCGTCGCTGGCAAGTGCTTCTTGCAAGGATATTTTTAGGGATTAGAAAACCTAAAAAAGCTATACTGGGGATGGAGTTATCTGGGAAAATTGAAGTTTTAGGCAAAGATGTGAGGCTGTTTAAGGAAGGAGACGAAGTTTTTGCATCAACAGTTTGGGCAGGTTTTGGAGGATATGCCGAATACAAATGTATGCCTGAAGACGGAACACTGGCAATAAAACCGGCCAACATGACATTTGAGGAAGCTGCCGTTATCCCTTCAGGAGGAATTACAACCTTGGGTATTATTAGAACGGCAAATATCCAGAGTGGACAGAAAGTTCTTATTTATGGTGCTTCAGGTAGTGTGGGGACATTTGCAGTACAGCTTGCCAAGTCACTGGGAGCAGAAGTTACAGGAGTTTGTAGTACCACTAATTTGGAAATGGTAAAATCATTAGGAGCAGATAAGGTAATTGATTATACGGAAGACGATTTTACCCAAAAAAGTGAAAAATATGATGTTATATTTGACGCTGTAGCTAAGATTCCACCTAAACAGGCCAAAAAATCTCTGAAGAAAACAGGAATCTATCTCAACATACATATTTCTTCAGATAAAATAAAAACAAAAAATGTAATCTCCCTTCTCAAGGACCTTAAAGAGATTATTGAGGCAGGGAAGATAAGAGCAGTTATTGATAGATCTTATTCCATAGATCAAATTGTCGAGGCCCACAGATATGTCGATAAAGGACATAAAAAGGGAAATGTAGTCATTATCTTTGAACAATAG
- a CDS encoding DUF4386 domain-containing protein encodes MNTYRKTAIIVGVLFIVATVASILGSVFLGSILDAPNYLISVSAHGNQMIIAVIFFLIAATSAFATSFMLYPVLRRHIESLAMGYVSLRLFENVFYIVGTIGLLIMLTVSQKYVAGAVDASYYQSLGTLLLALQNWSVLIGTLIFFGLGSMTLNYVLYQSKLIPRWLSVWGLIGAALVLLYGSLGIFGLGMGLTSPFAVLAIPIAVQEMVFAVWLIVKGFNKSAIAPDLQNN; translated from the coding sequence ATGAATACTTACAGAAAGACCGCAATAATTGTGGGAGTATTATTTATAGTTGCGACGGTTGCATCTATATTAGGCTCGGTTTTTTTAGGCTCGATTTTAGACGCTCCCAATTATCTTATTAGCGTTTCTGCGCATGGAAACCAAATGATAATAGCAGTGATATTTTTCTTAATAGCTGCAACTTCTGCTTTTGCTACTTCATTTATGTTGTATCCAGTACTTAGAAGGCACATTGAAAGTTTAGCTATGGGTTATGTTAGTTTAAGACTATTTGAGAACGTTTTCTATATTGTTGGTACTATAGGTCTTCTCATAATGTTAACAGTAAGCCAGAAATATGTGGCAGGTGCAGTTGATGCTTCATATTACCAATCTTTAGGGACATTACTGCTGGCATTACAAAATTGGTCTGTGTTGATTGGAACTTTAATCTTCTTTGGTTTAGGAAGTATGACTCTCAATTATGTATTGTATCAATCCAAACTAATTCCTCGATGGTTATCAGTCTGGGGATTAATTGGAGCTGCATTAGTATTATTATATGGATCACTTGGTATTTTTGGTCTTGGAATGGGATTAACTTCCCCATTTGCAGTATTAGCCATTCCCATAGCTGTGCAGGAAATGGTATTTGCAGTATGGCTTATAGTTAAAGGATTTAATAAATCTGCAATTGCTCCAGATTTACAAAATAATTAA
- a CDS encoding winged helix-turn-helix domain-containing protein, which yields MKKVFLWWLIAGSKGGENRGRIILELNKRPYNANKLAEKLSLDYKTIRHHIGVLKENNLVKSTGEKYGALYFLSDEMEKNYNVFLSMWEEFTEE from the coding sequence ATGAAGAAAGTATTTTTATGGTGGTTAATTGCTGGGAGTAAGGGTGGAGAAAATCGCGGCAGAATAATACTTGAACTTAATAAAAGACCATATAATGCTAATAAACTCGCAGAAAAGCTTTCATTAGACTATAAAACTATCAGACACCATATAGGTGTTTTGAAAGAAAATAACTTAGTTAAATCAACTGGAGAGAAGTATGGTGCATTATATTTCCTCTCTGATGAAATGGAAAAAAATTACAACGTCTTCCTTTCGATGTGGGAAGAATTTACGGAAGAATAA
- a CDS encoding sensor histidine kinase, translating to MANKQILLVEDESIEAMDIKRTLEFFGFEVPYIASSGEDAVEKALEIMPDLILMDVVLKGHSDGIDVVSKIKDLNIPVIYLTAHSEESIIERAKFTEPYGYMIKPYDRNELKHTIELALYKNKIEKELKESEYNLRLILDSTAEGIFGIDLEGICTFCNVSAVNLLGYDNPDELIGNNIHDLIHRPHQQGTPYMSFKTGKRVYMEDEKFIRTDGTSFSAEYWSYPQIKDKKIIGAVITFTDITERKNAEIEIKNSLNEKEVLLREINHRVKNNLQIIASLLHLQADSIDDKRIADILKESETRVKSMAIVHEKLYQSPNFNDINFKQYLEKLVYDILYTYGIKIGPIKVQMDIEDINLNIDTAIPLGLIINELITNTIKYAFPQNEGTITIQLKSLTEHMEITIADDGIGLPKYIKLENPETLGLKLVQNLVKQLDGDLKLNLDNGSEFKITFKELKYKKRS from the coding sequence ATGGCAAATAAACAAATTTTACTAGTAGAAGATGAAAGTATAGAAGCCATGGATATTAAGCGTACATTAGAATTTTTTGGTTTTGAGGTCCCATATATCGCTTCCAGTGGTGAAGATGCTGTAGAGAAAGCTTTAGAAATAATGCCAGATCTTATTTTGATGGATGTGGTTCTTAAAGGGCATAGTGATGGTATTGATGTTGTTTCTAAGATTAAAGACTTGAATATACCTGTTATTTATTTAACTGCTCATTCTGAAGAGAGTATAATTGAAAGAGCCAAATTCACAGAACCCTATGGATATATGATTAAACCATACGATCGTAATGAACTCAAACATACTATAGAACTCGCATTATACAAAAATAAAATAGAAAAGGAATTAAAAGAAAGTGAATATAATCTTCGTTTAATACTTGATTCAACGGCAGAAGGAATTTTTGGAATAGACCTTGAGGGTATTTGCACATTTTGCAACGTTTCTGCAGTTAATCTTTTAGGGTATGATAATCCTGATGAATTAATTGGTAATAACATACATGACCTGATTCATCGCCCCCATCAACAAGGAACTCCTTATATGAGCTTTAAAACTGGGAAACGTGTATATATGGAGGATGAAAAGTTTATTAGAACTGATGGAACAAGTTTCAGTGCGGAGTACTGGAGTTATCCCCAAATTAAAGACAAGAAAATTATTGGAGCAGTAATTACATTCACAGACATCACCGAAAGAAAAAATGCGGAAATAGAAATCAAAAACTCTTTGAATGAAAAAGAAGTTCTTCTAAGGGAAATTAATCATCGAGTCAAAAATAATCTTCAAATAATCGCGAGTTTACTCCACCTACAAGCAGATAGTATAGACGACAAAAGAATAGCGGATATTTTAAAGGAAAGCGAGACTCGAGTGAAGAGCATGGCGATAGTACACGAAAAACTATACCAATCACCTAATTTCAATGACATCAATTTCAAACAATACCTTGAAAAACTTGTATACGATATATTATACACTTATGGAATAAAAATAGGGCCTATCAAAGTCCAAATGGATATTGAAGATATTAATCTCAACATTGACACAGCCATACCACTAGGACTCATCATAAACGAATTAATCACCAACACTATTAAATACGCCTTCCCACAAAACGAAGGAACCATAACCATACAACTTAAATCCCTAACAGAACACATGGAAATCACCATAGCCGATGATGGAATAGGACTACCAAAATACATCAAACTTGAAAATCCAGAAACACTCGGCCTTAAACTAGTACAAAATCTTGTAAAACAATTAGACGGAGATCTAAAACTGAATCTCGATAACGGATCCGAATTTAAAATCACATTCAAAGAATTAAAATATAAAAAAAGGTCATAA
- a CDS encoding PAS domain S-box protein codes for MDINGIILESNLTGASLLGIGQANLQKTAFIQYISPDFRNLFHDIIKKAKSTGTKQTIELKLLKPDNYSFYVFLEIIISHDKIGNFQKIRITATDISELKNAEAALNESEVYREIFDNDHTVMILIDPNDGNIIDANPAAIKFYGYNHQELVKMKISDINVSDVDFVNEEMQKAASRIENHFIFKHRLSNGNIRDVDVYSGLIHQKGKNVLYSLIHDITAQKKNELKINRHAKVLEAINQVFQESLISETEKDVIIKCLEVAEKLTGSEFGFFGEVNENGQLDDRVLSPPAWNVCETVNTNKLLKNMEIRSYWGRTIIEEKSQIVNDPKSDLDYLGLPEGHPPITSFLGVPLKEGGKTIGMIGLANKKVGYNEEDKVDVETISVALLKL; via the coding sequence TTGGATATAAATGGAATTATTTTAGAATCAAATCTTACAGGAGCATCACTTTTAGGTATAGGCCAAGCTAACCTTCAAAAAACCGCGTTTATTCAGTATATTAGTCCAGATTTTAGAAATTTGTTTCATGATATCATTAAGAAGGCTAAGAGCACTGGAACAAAACAGACCATTGAATTAAAACTCCTAAAACCAGATAATTATTCATTTTATGTATTTTTAGAAATTATAATATCTCATGATAAAATTGGGAACTTTCAAAAGATTAGAATAACTGCAACAGATATCAGCGAACTTAAAAATGCAGAAGCAGCCTTGAATGAGAGTGAAGTTTATCGTGAGATTTTTGACAACGACCACACTGTGATGATATTAATTGATCCTAATGATGGGAATATCATAGATGCAAATCCAGCAGCAATTAAATTTTATGGATACAATCATCAGGAATTAGTTAAAATGAAAATTTCCGATATTAATGTTTCTGATGTAGATTTTGTAAATGAAGAAATGCAGAAAGCAGCATCACGGATAGAAAATCACTTTATATTTAAACATCGTTTATCCAATGGAAATATCCGCGATGTAGATGTTTATAGTGGTTTAATACATCAAAAAGGTAAAAATGTTCTTTATTCTCTTATTCATGACATAACTGCTCAGAAAAAAAATGAGCTTAAAATCAATCGACATGCTAAAGTGTTAGAGGCTATTAATCAAGTTTTCCAAGAATCTCTAATTTCTGAAACCGAGAAGGATGTTATTATTAAATGTCTTGAGGTAGCCGAGAAACTAACTGGAAGTGAATTTGGGTTTTTCGGTGAAGTAAATGAAAATGGGCAATTAGATGATAGGGTATTAAGTCCTCCTGCATGGAATGTATGTGAAACAGTTAATACTAATAAGTTATTAAAGAATATGGAAATTCGTAGTTATTGGGGAAGGACTATTATTGAAGAAAAATCTCAAATAGTTAATGATCCTAAATCTGACCTTGATTATTTAGGCTTGCCAGAAGGCCATCCTCCAATAACATCATTTTTAGGTGTTCCACTTAAAGAAGGTGGAAAAACAATTGGAATGATAGGATTAGCCAATAAAAAAGTAGGTTATAACGAAGAGGATAAAGTAGATGTAGAAACGATATCAGTAGCCTTGTTGAAGCTTTAA
- a CDS encoding ATP-binding protein, with protein MRKRAEIQLKGNIKNLAQSNKELEQFAYVTSHDLREPLRMISSFLQLLERRYADKLDEDANDFIGFAVDGAKRLDDMINDLLIYSQVNSKRRELSSVKLEEILEETLINLKVAIDENNVVITHDHLPIIYGNDQSMIQLFQNLIGNAIKYRSEETPKIDISVKKEDKHYLFSIKDNGIGIEPKHLERIFTIFQRLHSDREYEGTGIGLAIAQKIVIQHGGKIWAESEPGKGSIFYFTIPT; from the coding sequence ATGCGTAAAAGAGCTGAAATACAATTAAAAGGAAATATAAAAAACTTAGCACAGTCTAACAAAGAACTTGAACAATTTGCATATGTTACATCCCATGATTTACGTGAACCTTTACGAATGATATCAAGTTTTTTACAGTTATTAGAGCGCAGATATGCAGATAAATTGGATGAAGATGCCAATGATTTTATTGGGTTTGCGGTTGATGGAGCTAAACGCCTTGATGATATGATAAATGATTTACTTATTTATTCCCAAGTAAATAGCAAAAGAAGAGAACTTAGCTCTGTTAAACTTGAAGAAATATTAGAAGAAACATTAATTAATTTAAAGGTTGCAATAGACGAAAATAATGTAGTTATAACACATGATCATTTACCTATTATATATGGGAATGACCAGTCCATGATTCAGCTATTCCAGAATCTAATTGGAAATGCAATAAAATATCGAAGCGAAGAAACTCCAAAGATCGACATATCAGTTAAAAAAGAAGATAAACACTATCTTTTCTCTATAAAAGATAATGGAATCGGTATAGAACCAAAACACTTGGAAAGGATTTTTACAATATTCCAGCGTCTACACTCAGATCGTGAATATGAAGGAACAGGAATAGGACTTGCAATTGCACAAAAGATAGTAATTCAACACGGTGGAAAGATATGGGCTGAATCAGAACCTGGAAAGGGTTCAATATTCTATTTCACTATACCCACCTAA
- a CDS encoding iron chaperone, whose translation MKNTIQNKRKTRPRADKVDGETAVFEKLAEMSEQDRAMGERIHEIVKTNAPDLTPRLWYGMPAYAKDGNVICFFQNSQKFKTRYSTLGFSDKANLDEGNLWPTSYALMELTDHEVAIIAALVKKAVS comes from the coding sequence ATGAAAAATACAATTCAAAATAAACGAAAGACCAGACCGAGAGCGGACAAAGTGGACGGGGAAACAGCAGTATTCGAGAAGTTAGCCGAGATGTCAGAACAAGATCGCGCCATGGGGGAGAGGATCCATGAAATAGTCAAAACAAATGCGCCAGACCTCACGCCACGACTCTGGTACGGGATGCCTGCATATGCCAAGGACGGAAATGTCATCTGTTTCTTCCAAAACTCACAGAAGTTCAAAACAAGGTACTCAACGTTAGGCTTCAGTGACAAGGCAAACCTCGACGAAGGCAACTTATGGCCAACTTCATATGCATTAATGGAGTTAACTGACCATGAAGTAGCAATCATCGCCGCTCTTGTGAAGAAAGCTGTGAGCTGA